ctcctcctcctcctctgttgtcCCTCCACCCTTcaatccatcttttttttatttatttattttttttttttttgctccactCCACTCCTGTCTCTCcacctctgtttttttttacctctttctttttttccttcctttcctttccttattcccttcatctacttctctctctctctctctctctctctctctctctctctctctctctctctctctctctctctctctctccttttttttctttcctcctcctcatcatcaactttttctctcccattctctccatccactttttctctcccttctctccatccactttttctctcttcttcatccactttttctttctcttcacttcacatttcttctcttcatccactttttctctcccttctctccatccactttttctctcccttctctccatccactttttctctcccttctctccatccactttttctcttcatccactttttctttctcttcacttcacatttcttcttctcttccttcttctcttcatccactttttctctcccttctcttcatcaactctatctttcctctcctctcttctcttcttccctccatccactttttctctccttctctcattctcttcactccacatttctttgtttcttccttcttctctccatccactttttctttcctcttctctctcctctcctctcttcttccctccatccactttttacctcctcctcctcctcctcttacctttcaTCCTTGCCCAACCCACCTGCTTGCATACCTGTAATcacgccctcctccttctcctcctcctcctcttcctccaactcctcctcctccacctggccGTTTCCTGTCCTCCACCCTCCTTGGCCACCTGTTCTCCCCACCTGGCTGCCTAATGAACCCTGCACCTGTCCTCTGttccacccacacacctgcccttatgtggagtgtgtggggggtggaggaggaggagggggaagggagggagggggctagtggggggttgtgtgtgtgtgtttgtttgttttgttttactttcacttttatgttcttgcttctcttcttgttgtttttcttgtttattattattattattattttggttcTTGTCTGgttctttcttgtgtgtgtgtgtgtgtgtttgttttccacctgtttttttttttttttgtgtgtgtgtgtgtgttctctcttttatgtctgtttctctctttctctattctcttctctctccttcactcaatttctcttcttcctctcccaacagttttcctcccttctctctccctctctctcccactacaaactcctcctccctccctacatttcccttccttcttcctcctcacagttctcctccctgtctccttcacctccaacacactctttttcctttcgttctcttcaaaaatacaaatatactaaATTTATACCCTTACACCCTCATtatttcatcatcatttcatcttcTTACAGttctcttccctgtctcctttcACCTCCAACAcaatctctttccttccgttctcttcaaAAATACAGAGATGCTAAATTTATACCCTTACACCCACTACCTTCTCtttgccatacacacacacacacaccctcactcctctcacacataatctctctctctcctcttataccCTCTcgtaactcctctctctcttccctgacaGTCCTGCCGCCCGTGCTGGTACCAAGACACTCGGAGTTCGCGCCGGGccactctctcctcactttccagCAGCAGCTCCAGGAACCCATGCCCGGCAATGTCTCGTTCTCCCAGGATGGCTTCGTTCCGTCCTCACTCAgcggccccctcccccccacacactcacagaTGGGCGGCAGTAGTTCCCTGGGCGGCATCAACCAGCCCCCATCGCCGGTTGGAAGTGTCGTCAGCCCCACCAGTCAGTCTCCGCACAGCCCCTATGGTAGTCTGCCGGGTGAGTGGTGGTGACATTGGTTTCATTGTTTTAGCTTgtaggttttttttattattttttttttttttacaacaaaggagacagctcaagggcacaaaaaaaggaaacaataataaagaaaaaatcccgctactcgctgctcccaaaaacgaatccaaagaggtgtccgaaagagaggtcaatgtatgtatgaatgccaaagttgttattgttattgttttactTTCAGCTTCGTCTATACTTGTCTGTCTTAAACATTTTCTTgtgtttatatttgtgtttttttccctccggCATATGTGTTCAATTTTTTTGTTTGCCGCAGGTGACCTCGTGCCAGGCGGGGGCAGTCTGAGCGGCCTGAACCAGCCCCCGTCCCCGGTGGTCAGCCCCTCCATCCACAGCCCACACAGCCCCTACGGAAGCATCCCTGGTGGGTGTGATAGGAGTCCCTTCAGCCCTATGTTCCTCCTTTGTTCCTCTATAGCACATCTTATTactgtcttctttttgttttcttcattttgtctcctctttatttttttcttactaacctattttcatcttctttatctctttcctcctctttgttcctctaTAGCACATCTTATTactgctttgtttttgttttcattttgtctgcatttttttttttttttttttttttactaacctattttcttcatctttgtctctttcctcctaATTGTTCATCTTTAGCACATTTTattactgttttgtttttgttttcttcattttgtctcttctctgcatttttatttttattttttatattttactaacctattttcatcttctttatctctttcctcctctttgttcatcTTTAGTACATctcatttctgttttcttttttgtttacttcattttgtcttctgtattttgatttatttctctctctctctctctgttttctcttccttttcttattattttctcttcatcttctttatttctttcccaaACACGCTCTTGTACCTCCATCTTTTatgtccatttctctctttctctctctctttcttcccttctcacaccttatttctgttttctttttgttttcttcattttgtctctttttctctgcattttgattttcactttttttcttagtatttcctcatctttatttctttcccagacactcccttgttcctcctctttcttcctcatagCACAAGTTAtatctgttttcttcattttgtcttctcTGCATTTTGATTTttactccctcttttttcttcatcctctttatctctttcccagACACGCCTCCACCCGCCTACAGCCCCAGCGAGGACATCAAACAGACACAGCCGACGGACGCCCCAATGGAGACTGTCCCGTCCTCCACCACCATACTCACCAACAACGTCACCCCAGTCACTTACCAGGTGGGTGGTGCGGCAGCTTAAGTGTGTGCGAGATCGTTACCCTGGGTGGTGGTAAGGTGCTATTTCCCAGGGTGGTTCAGGGTTAGCCACCACCAACTCCCTTCCATCAAGCTTAGGCACTGATCCACCATTCATTGAACTAACCAccttctacttctttctactcttccctattcacattatcttcctctctctgtctttccttatcttcttagtcttcctttttctcttttcttctcttctctttccttccttccttcctttttctctttccttctcttctctctccttccttccgtccttttctctttcctgtccaTTCCTTTTCCCATCCACTGAACTAACCACCTTCTACATCTTTCCACACAGCTCTATCCACATAATCCTCCACCCCAACCGCCCACACAGACACTTGACCACCTCACCTTTTCCACCCCCCCAGGAGCCCACCCACTGGTCCACAATAGCCTACTACGAGCTCAACAACAGGGTCGGAGAGGTGTTCCACGCGCAGACGCACTCGGTCATCGTGGACGGATTCACGGACCCAAGCAACAACTCGGAGCGGTTCTGCCTCGGTTTGCTGTCCAATGTCAACCGAAACTCCACCATTGAGAACACCAGAAGGCACATTGGCaagggtaagagagagggaggaggaggaggagagagagagaggggtatatTGATAAGGttaggagatagagaggaaaaagggaggagagaggaagaggaagggaaagaaagggtatggagagggaagggagggaaagaagagagagttgttaagaagaagaaagtgaaggaagagaaggagaaaggaagaggaagggagagaaaaagagagaggaagaaagaaggggtagggagagggaagggagggtgagggaaagaagagagagagaggaggaaaggaagagagagagagggagagaaaggaaaagtaagaagagaaagggagcaaagaaacaaggaaaggaggaggataaagaaaggaagaaaaggaaaaaaaaaaaagcagagagaacGAGGGAAAACGAATAAGCCAAGGGTCAACTAATATATTTACCTGTACTCACTTACCACACCTGTACTTACCTGTCGTTCGTTTCCTATACCAACCATTCTTCCACCAGGCGTCCACCTTTACTACGTCGGCGGCGAGGTGTATGCAGAATGCCTCTCGGACTCCGCCATCTTCGTCCAGTCCCGaaactgcaaccaccaccacggcttccacccctccaccgtGTGCAAGATCCCGCCCGGTTGCTCCCTCAAGATCTTCAACAACCAGGAGTTCGCCCAGCTGCTGTCCCAGAGCGTCAACCATGGTTACGAGGCGGTGTTTGACCTCACCAAAATGTGCACTATAAGGTATGGGTGAGGGCGGGTGACTGgggttcaaacacacacatatattagaagaaaggaagggtgcgACAGAGGGTGGAAGAAATGGATGAGAGTAGAGAGATTAGAAAGCGGAAGAATGATCGCACGTCCTGAtaaagagataggtagatagttggaaagatagacagataaagagattGATTGTTTATTTAAATGGATAAAAAGATTGCTTGATAGTTAGAAGACATATAGATATTGATAGGATGATAGTTAGAAAGGTATATATAGAGATTGACAAGAGATTGATagtagaggaagggggaagacaggaaggatagaaggaagggaggaataaaggagagaagaggagatgaaggatggaaggaaagaaggaagaaatgaagggaagaagacaggaaggaatgaagaagggaaaggagaaaagaatgaatgaaacaatgagacagatagatagacagagatagagaaagatagacagaatgatagataaaaagataagctctctgcctgtctctgtagGTCAAATAAATGTCTGCCCTTGagctatgaaaaaagaaaagaaaagaaaagctaaaGAAATAGACAGAATGATTGACAAAaagataacctaaatatgtaACCCAAATTTCTACCCTTGAGATATAATAAAAAcctaaaagaaatgaaaaagctaATATTGTATGTGTTCCAGGATGTCGTTTGTGAAGGGCTGGATAAAAAGATAACCCAAATTTCTGCCCTTGAGATATAATAAAaacctaaaagaaaagaaaaagctaaTATTGTGTGCTTTCCAGGATGTCGTTTGTGAAGGGCTGGATAAAAAGATAACCCAAATTTCTGCCCTTGaactataatgaaaaaataaaattaaagaaaaacctAATATTGTGTGCTTTCCAGGATGTCGTTCGTGAAGGGTTGGGGCGCAGAGTACCACCGGCAAGACGTCACAAGTACGCCGTGCTGGATAGAGATTCACCTGCATGGGCCGCTGCAATGGCTCGACAAGGTGCTCACCCAGATGGGCGCACCCACCGACCGCATCTCATCCGTGTCGTGAGTCTGGCACAGGAACACACGCGCCCCCGCACtctaccacacccacccacccacatccgCACCCTCCCTGATACGTTCCCTTATCCACTCATccatttgcttcctcctcttctgttctcttatCCTAATCCACTTCTCCCTtaattgcttcctcctcctcctcctcctcctcttctcttcccttatccaaATTCACTTCTCCCTCagttgcttcttcctcctcctcctcctgttcccttatCCTAATCCACTTCTCCCTCagttgcttcttcctcctcctcctgttcccttatCCTAATCCACTTCTCCCTCagttgcttcttcctcctcctcctgttcccttatCCTAATCCACTTCTCCCTcagttgcttcctcttcctcctcctcctgctcccttatCCTAATCCACTTCTCCCTCAgttgcttcctcctcctgttcccttatCCACTCATCCATTACTCCTCTCACATCCGcacttgcttcctcctcttcccttcccttatcctaatccactttcttatttcctctctccgtACACtctttattgtttcctcctcttccttattctctttattttaggTCTTTActgattttctttctcatttacttattattttcctttttattctgcaTTGTCTAAGATTCATagacttttcccctcttttccttctcctcttcctttttattttctgtatcttctaagttttttttattagttatcTCCCTCAAtaactttactcttttttttaactgtctgtttttcctcctccacgtcaTTTTTTTCCGCTTTTCTGAGTTTTTTGCGGATTTTTCTTCCTCAGTCGctccgttctcttcctttttgttctctatcccacttcactccctctctcctcctctcccactcctatAGCTTTAACaactccctcccttgcctccctacatcatccctctctcccttccttacccacacTTATACCTCTCCTCATCCACTCCCAAACTCATCCACTCCCTGTCCTGTTCTCTCCCAGCATTCCCTTTTCCGTCTTACGCTTCACGCAATCCGCCGTTCGTCCACCATTTGTGTCTTTCTGTATGATTTCTGTATTCGATTTAGCGGCAGGATGAggcggaggcggaagaagagattGAGGTGCGGATAGTTCGTCAACCTCAAACTCCTCCACCTGTCGAGTCCGCTGTGTTGTCGTTGTGTTATTACTGTCGTTCTTGCCGTCGTTTCATCGTAAGTGTCTCCTCTGCAGCCTCGATCTCTCTCGTTCTGATGTGTTCTTGAAGCTGTCGGTCTTTTTGTACTTGTGGTGAtgtgtgtgatgatggtggtggtgatggtggtgtctgtCCCCTCCACTCTACTCTGTTTTGGctctgggaaggaaggaaaggagaggagaggaaggatggagtgaaggaatgaaggaaggaaggtgaacacacacactcacacgcgcaGAAAATTCGCacacaaggaaaaaaggagaggagaggaggcagcagggagtgaaggaaaggaaggaaggatggaggaaagggaggagtgaaggaatgaaggaagaaaggaaggcgaacacacacacacacacacacaaaattcgTACACAAGGAAACGAAAACCGGACAGTTCTTagacacattttcctcttttttttcccctttattttccgACTGAGTGGTACGTACAAGTTAGCATACTAAGGAAGGATATATAAGTAAAAatcataaactactactactactactactgtgcttCAAATGGAAATAGTTTAGCTTAGTGGTTCGACGCAGATGTTTAGTTCGTCACCCCTCGATGCGAAAAGCCGGTGTGTGATTGGCTTAGGTTAGTGACTAGATTATCGCCTTAGTTAGCGTAGGTGTGAGGTGAGATGTGTTGGTTTGTTATGGAGTCTGTTGTGTCTTGGGTGAGGATATGTGTACTTGGTTTTatgctctttttttgttttctttcattccttcctttcttctttccttccatattcagtttcgttttcttctattcctttcttcattccttcctgtcttctttccttccttttctcatctcttctttttccttctttcctcccttttctcctttcattttttccttatttttcttttctcctttccttcctcctcttcttcctcctttcttttgttttccttccttctatccatgctaatttcctcccttccttccttttcccctcctcctttttttctcttctcctttccttcactcctctcttttccatctactttttatttccccttcctttcttctttccctccttccttcctatttcccttctatccctcctaatttccttccttccctccatttctcctttccttttctccatttcttctctccattcctccctttatcctttctgccttccctcctcctcctcattctcaccaAAATCACTATCtgggcttcttcttcctctaacacATTCTCACCTTAGGCCAAATAGAgtgtagtcagtcagtcacagagtaaacaacaacaacaacaaccacaacaacactaCAAGCTTGACTGTGAATTTCGTGCGTGTTGGATTCCTTTTCGAACAGTTTCCTGCCCCCAAATGTGATGTTCAATTGTTTGCCTTGTTGTGCTCTCCAGCAGCCCCGCCCGACAGCTTGTGGCAGGTGCAGGGacgcccacccacccccacacaccctgccctgccctacccacCGCCCgagggaaggggggtagggagggcagaggtggaggagcacGGTACTCTTAGGAAGGCTGACGGACTAGTGTAAAGGTAGAAAATAAAATGTCTCGGCAAAACGTCAAAGAGATGCTTCATGGAGGAATATTTAATTGGCCGTGAGACCCCTTAAAGGAATACGGAAGTTAAATAATAAGAGTTAATTGGCTGATTATAGAGAAGTGAGCTGATTGGACAGTGAAAAAGTGAAACATCTCGTCAAAATATCAAAGAGATGTTTCATGGAGGAATATTTAATTGGCCATCAGACCCCTTAAAGGAATACTTAAGTTAAATAATAAGAGTTAATTGGCTGATTATAGAGAAGTGAGCTGATCGGACAGTGAAAAAGTAAAACATCTCATCAAAATATCAAGGAAATGTTTCATGGAGGAATATTCAGTTGACCGTCAGACCCCATAAATGAATAAGGATGTTAAAAAAAGACGAGTTAAGTGGCTGATTATAGAGAAGTGAGCTGATCGGACAGTGAAAAAGTGAAACATCTCGTCAAAATATCAAGGAAATGTTTCATGGGAGGAATATTCAGTTGACCGTCAGACCCCATAAAGGAATAAGGAtgttaaaaaaaagatgagttaAGTGGCTGATTGTAGAGAAGTGAGCTGATCGGACAGTCGCTACAATAAGTTTATATGTAATGCACAATCATGTCGCGGGAAGTGTGAGTTGGTGGACATGTATTCTTCAGGGAGTGTAATGAATTGAACTGAATGCGCACAAATAGCA
The Eriocheir sinensis breed Jianghai 21 chromosome 60, ASM2467909v1, whole genome shotgun sequence genome window above contains:
- the LOC126985705 gene encoding protein mothers against dpp-like — translated: MTTLNSLFSFTSPAVKKLLGWKQGDEEEKWAEKAVDSLVKKLKKKKGAIEELERALKCPGQQSKCVTIPRSLDGRLQVSHRKGLPHVIYCRVWRWPDLQSHHELKPLEYCQYPFSAKQKEVCINPYHYKRVESPVLPPVLVPRHSEFAPGHSLLTFQQQLQEPMPGNVSFSQDGFVPSSLSGPLPPTHSQMGGSSSLGGINQPPSPVGSVVSPTSQSPHSPYGSLPGDLVPGGGSLSGLNQPPSPVVSPSIHSPHSPYGSIPDTPPPAYSPSEDIKQTQPTDAPMETVPSSTTILTNNVTPVTYQEPTHWSTIAYYELNNRVGEVFHAQTHSVIVDGFTDPSNNSERFCLGLLSNVNRNSTIENTRRHIGKGVHLYYVGGEVYAECLSDSAIFVQSRNCNHHHGFHPSTVCKIPPGCSLKIFNNQEFAQLLSQSVNHGYEAVFDLTKMCTIRMSFVKGWGAEYHRQDVTSTPCWIEIHLHGPLQWLDKVLTQMGAPTDRISSVS